The sequence AGCGCTTCCAGAACGCCAAGCTGCGCAAGGCGGTCTCGCTGTCGATCAACCGGCAGGAGATCGCTGAGAAGATCTTCTTCGGTACCCGCAAGCCGGCCGACAGCTGGGCGAACCCGCTGACCCCGGGTGCCCCCAGCGGCAACTGCACGGTCTGCACGTACAACCCGACCGAGGCCAAGAAGCTGCTCGACGAGGCCGGTGGCTTCCAGGGCGAGATGGTCTTCTACTACAACGCCGACTCCAGCCACAAGGACTGGATGGAGGCGGTCGCTCAGCAGGTGAAGACCACCCTGGGCATCAACGCTCGCGCCGAGGGCATGCCGACCTTCGCGGTGTTCCGCCAGAAGATCAACGCCCACCAGATGAACGGCCCGTACCGTGCCGCGTGGCAGCAGGACTACCCGGACATCGAGAACTGGGTGAACCCGCTCTTCGTCAAGGGCGGCTCGTCGAACGACGGCCTCTACGACAACCCCGAGGTCAACGCCATGGCCAAGGAGGCCAGCGCCGCTCCCAGCCTCGAGGCTTCGCACCAGAAGTTCGCCGAGCTGCTGAAGAAGGTCGACGAGGACGTCCCGTCCATGCCGATCTACTTCTACGGCCAGCAGTCCGGGCACTCGGAGAAGATCAAGAAGCTGGAGCTGACCAACGTCGGCGAGCTGGACCTCTCCTCGGTCGAGCTCTGATCCGTTCGGTCTGACCCCCGGGTCGGGTTCGCCACATCCGGTGGGCCCGACCCGGGGTCGTTCCGCGAGTGGGTGTCACCACACCCGCCCTCGCACATGACCGCCCGCGTGTCGGCCGTCCCGTCGTCCGACGCCCCCCTGTCTGGAGGACCACCCCATGGGCCGTTACCTGGTGAGACGGCTACTCCAACTCGTGCCGGTGTTCATCGGCACCACGTTCATGATCTATGCGTTGGTCTGGGCCGTGCCCGGTGACCCGTTCGCCGGCAAGTGCGGCGAGCGACGCTGCCCGGATCAGTACGTCGACTTCATGACGCAGAAGTACCACCTGGACGACAACGTCTTCGTGCAGTACGCGATGTACATGCAGAACCTCCTGCGGGGCGACTTCGGCGAGACGTTCAGCGGTAGGTCGATCAACGACATCATCGCGACCGCCTACCCGAACACCATCAAGCTGGCCGTGGTGGCCCTGACCATCGAGGCGGTCATCGGCCTCGGCGCGGGCGTGCTGACCGGCCTCCGGCGTAACGGGTTCCTGGACAACCTGGTGCTCGTCTCCACGCTGTTCCTGATCGCGCTGCCGGTCTTCGTGATCGGCTTCGTGCTCCAGTGGTCCTTCGGCGTGCAGTGGCAGATCGTCAGGCCGACGGTCTCCAGCGACATGCCCCTCTCCGAACTGATCATCCCGGGCTTCGTGCTGGGCAGCGCATCCATGGCGTACATCGCCCGGGTGGCGCGCACCAGCATCGCGGAGAACCGTCGCGCGGACTACGTCCGGACCGCCATCGCCAAGGGCCTGCCGATGCGCCGGGTGGTGGGCGTGCACCTGCTGCGCAACTCGCTGATCCCGGTGGTCACGCTGCTCGGCACCGACCTCGGCGCCCTGATGGGTGGCGCGATCGTCACCGAGGGCATCTTCGCGATCAACGGCATCGGCCGCGAGGTCTTCCGGTCGATCGTCACCAAGGAGAGCGCTACCGTTGTCTCCA comes from Micromonospora viridifaciens and encodes:
- a CDS encoding ABC transporter permease produces the protein MGRYLVRRLLQLVPVFIGTTFMIYALVWAVPGDPFAGKCGERRCPDQYVDFMTQKYHLDDNVFVQYAMYMQNLLRGDFGETFSGRSINDIIATAYPNTIKLAVVALTIEAVIGLGAGVLTGLRRNGFLDNLVLVSTLFLIALPVFVIGFVLQWSFGVQWQIVRPTVSSDMPLSELIIPGFVLGSASMAYIARVARTSIAENRRADYVRTAIAKGLPMRRVVGVHLLRNSLIPVVTLLGTDLGALMGGAIVTEGIFAINGIGREVFRSIVTKESATVVSIVVVLVLVYLLMNLLVDLLYAALDPRIRYE